The Ascidiaceihabitans donghaensis genome includes the window AGACTTTGCCAAAGTGGAGATCCCGGAAAGCCTGTCGCATCTGACGGCGTGGCGGGCAAAAGTGGCCTCTCGGCCTAGCATCGCCGGCTAAAAAGCCGTTCTACTTAGGTTGAAAAGGACAATATCATGGAACTGAATGCAGATTTTAAGACGCGGGTCGTGGTTCACTCTGAACAGCTTGAGTGGAACGCGTCACCCATGCCGGGTGTGGACCGGCGTATGCTGGACCGCATCGGCGGAGAGGTGGCACGGGCCACGACAATTGTGCGCTATGCACCTCAAAGCAAATTTTCCGAGCATACACACACAGGCGGTGAAGAATTCATTGTGCTGGACGGGGTATTCCAAGATGAGCATGGCGACTTTCCCGCGGGCACTTACGTGCGCAACCCACCGACGACCGCGCATACACCGGGATCGGCGCTGGGGTGTACGATATTTGTGAAATTGTGGCAGTTCGATATGAACGACCGAAACCAGTTTCGCAAAACCATGGCGGATGAATTGGCAGCACCTGTCGACGGTGTCGCCACAGCTGAACTGCACCGTGATGCGCGCGAAACCGTGACCTACAGCCAGTTGGACGCGGGGGCGAAGCTTGAAAGTTCGGACGCGGGCGGCATCGAGGTTCTGGTGATTGCAGGCTCCGTGTCCGAGGGTGGCGATACGCTGGGCAAGGGGGCTTGGCTACGTTTGCCAGAAGGGGCACCTTTGACAGCGACGGCCGGCTCTGATGGCGCGAAGCTCTGGATGAAAACTGGCCATCTGCCACATGCCAAACCGCCGGCTGTCTGATGGGAACGCATAAACCTTTGGTTCTTGTGGCCGGGGCAGGGGCTGGTCTTGGCCAGTCCCTGTTGGCGCGGTTTGAACAGGGCGGGTTTACGCCCGTGGGTCTGGGACGGTCACGCCCTGTCAGGCCTGTCGGTGATTTTCAAACATTGGATTTAACCGACGAGGCAGCTGTTCCCGCGGTGATCGCGGACCTCATCGCGAAATACGGACCGCCAAAAGTTGTTGTGCACAACACTGCGGAACTGGTCATCGCGCCTTTCGCGCAAACATCACTTGCGGACTATCGCCGCACATGGGCGTCGATGGTGCAGTCTGCCGTATTGGTCGCAGAGGCCACGGTGCAGCCGATGGTGGATGCAGGTGGTGGGACATTCATTGTGTCAGGGGCCACGGCGTCTTTGCGCGGGGGGGCGAAGTTTTCGGCGTTTGCCAGTGCCAAGTTTGCGTTGCGCGGCCTGACGCAGTCCCTTGCGCGTGAATTTCAGCCTGCAGGGGTACACGTCTGCCACGCCATTCTGGATGGGATCATCGACACAGCGCGATCGCGCGATTTGCACAGCCTTGATCCTGCCAAAATGATGAGACCCGAAGACATTGCCGAAGCCTATTGGCAGTTGGCCCATCAACCAAAGTCGACATGGACGCACGAGCTTGATCTGCGTCCGGCCTCCGAAGGGTTCTAACGTATGAAAACATTGATTGTGGGCGGGGGGCTGTCTGGTCTGGCACTTGCCCAAGCACTTGAGGCCCAAGGCGCTGATTATCTGGTGGTTGAGGCGCGGTCACGGTTCGGCGGCCGAATTCTGACGCACCGTGATGCAGGCGGGTACTTTGACATGGGTCCTGCGTGGTTCTGGCCCGGTCAGCCGCGTATTGCAGCCATGATCGCGCGATTTAATCTGCAAAAATTCGACCAGTTTGCCGATGGTGTGCTGACCTTTGAAAACGAACATGGTCAGGTCCAGCGCGGTCAGGGGCTTTCATCCATGGAAGGGTCGTGGCGGCTTGTCGGGGGATTGGGCGCGTTGACAGACGTGCTGGCCGACGGCCTTCCCGAAGGTCGCAAACGGCGAAATGCGGTGGTGACGCGGCTGGAACATCTGGAGGGCCACTGCATCGCCACGCTGTCCAACAATGAGACAATCCGCGCCGACCGCGTTGTGCTTGCGTTGCCGCCACGCGTTGCCGCGCAGATTGAATTTTTCCCTGCTTTGCCTGTTGCTACACTCCAAACCATGCAGGGTGTGGCCACGTGGATGGCGGGGCAGGCCAAGGCTGTTGCTGTTTACGACCGGCCATTCTGGCGCGATGACGGGTTATCGGGCGACGCCATGAGCCGCAAAGGACCTATGGTCGAAATCCACG containing:
- a CDS encoding cupin domain-containing protein, producing MELNADFKTRVVVHSEQLEWNASPMPGVDRRMLDRIGGEVARATTIVRYAPQSKFSEHTHTGGEEFIVLDGVFQDEHGDFPAGTYVRNPPTTAHTPGSALGCTIFVKLWQFDMNDRNQFRKTMADELAAPVDGVATAELHRDARETVTYSQLDAGAKLESSDAGGIEVLVIAGSVSEGGDTLGKGAWLRLPEGAPLTATAGSDGAKLWMKTGHLPHAKPPAV
- a CDS encoding SDR family NAD(P)-dependent oxidoreductase, with the translated sequence MGTHKPLVLVAGAGAGLGQSLLARFEQGGFTPVGLGRSRPVRPVGDFQTLDLTDEAAVPAVIADLIAKYGPPKVVVHNTAELVIAPFAQTSLADYRRTWASMVQSAVLVAEATVQPMVDAGGGTFIVSGATASLRGGAKFSAFASAKFALRGLTQSLAREFQPAGVHVCHAILDGIIDTARSRDLHSLDPAKMMRPEDIAEAYWQLAHQPKSTWTHELDLRPASEGF
- a CDS encoding flavin monoamine oxidase family protein; amino-acid sequence: MKTLIVGGGLSGLALAQALEAQGADYLVVEARSRFGGRILTHRDAGGYFDMGPAWFWPGQPRIAAMIARFNLQKFDQFADGVLTFENEHGQVQRGQGLSSMEGSWRLVGGLGALTDVLADGLPEGRKRRNAVVTRLEHLEGHCIATLSNNETIRADRVVLALPPRVAAQIEFFPALPVATLQTMQGVATWMAGQAKAVAVYDRPFWRDDGLSGDAMSRKGPMVEIHDASPATGGPYALFGFIGVPPNGRADEHILRQHLTAQLVRLFGPQAAEPRQLYVKDWAFDPFTATEADKAPLYAHPTYGLAEAMTDLWDGKLHFAGTEVAPVFGGYIEGALEAAENVLSTLNF